A section of the Leptospira kobayashii genome encodes:
- a CDS encoding DNA gyrase subunit A yields MKSEDQFPKRPFEEQVHDDQRKYSRYVCDSRAIPQEIDGLKPVQRRILWAMWNSDARTRHTKTVKVAGLAMGYHPHGDKSIQDALSQMAQDFAFANNYPLVSGEGTFGDVLDPSAIASPRYTEVKLSDFVKDLGFFESLPDIDYAKNYDETEDEPIHFVGKVPVVLLNNIQGIATGFRCFIPAHKLSDVIDSQVSYLKTGKVKKITPWYKGYKGEVKLSKNDNGSVVMSTTFAFKKEDGKLFLTDSPMNWNREKVIVYLDDLIEKKDNWLKDYIDHSSQTFKIELIAKKGEEPSDAEVKALFSKENNEVLTINVITHEGKLKNYTPEEIIKRFCDFRKTHLIRRFKRLAGLEKEKIDRNSELIRFIKEKWNEKVTGIKSKKDFEDKLKAAKFIYFEWLSTIPVYRMTLDEVRKCEEAIVEAKTKFTEYTALQKDDKKLTGFMTLELDELKAKWDPK; encoded by the coding sequence ATGAAGAGCGAAGATCAATTTCCCAAACGCCCCTTTGAAGAACAAGTCCACGACGACCAGAGAAAATACTCCCGTTACGTCTGCGATTCACGTGCAATTCCGCAAGAAATTGATGGTCTAAAGCCTGTTCAGCGACGAATTCTTTGGGCAATGTGGAATTCCGACGCACGCACAAGACATACAAAAACGGTAAAAGTAGCGGGTCTTGCGATGGGGTATCACCCTCACGGAGACAAGTCCATCCAAGATGCTCTTTCCCAAATGGCACAGGATTTCGCATTTGCGAACAACTATCCTCTTGTTAGCGGTGAGGGAACGTTCGGGGACGTTTTGGATCCGAGCGCTATCGCCAGCCCTCGTTATACGGAAGTGAAATTATCCGATTTTGTTAAGGATTTGGGCTTTTTTGAGAGTCTTCCCGATATTGATTATGCAAAAAACTACGATGAAACGGAAGACGAACCGATTCATTTCGTAGGAAAAGTTCCCGTCGTACTTCTGAATAATATCCAAGGTATCGCTACCGGATTTCGTTGTTTTATCCCCGCTCATAAACTCAGTGATGTCATCGATTCTCAAGTTTCTTATTTAAAAACAGGCAAAGTAAAAAAGATAACCCCTTGGTACAAAGGTTACAAAGGGGAAGTTAAATTATCCAAAAATGATAACGGTTCCGTTGTCATGTCGACAACATTTGCTTTCAAGAAAGAAGACGGTAAGTTGTTTTTGACCGACTCTCCGATGAACTGGAACCGCGAAAAGGTGATTGTTTATCTGGATGATTTGATTGAGAAAAAAGACAATTGGTTGAAGGACTATATAGATCATTCCAGTCAGACTTTTAAGATAGAGCTCATTGCCAAAAAAGGCGAAGAGCCGAGCGATGCGGAAGTAAAAGCGCTGTTTTCCAAGGAAAATAACGAAGTTCTTACCATCAATGTCATCACTCATGAAGGAAAACTAAAAAATTATACTCCTGAAGAAATCATAAAACGATTTTGCGATTTCCGTAAAACGCATCTTATACGAAGATTTAAGCGTCTTGCGGGATTGGAAAAGGAAAAAATCGACAGAAACTCCGAACTCATTCGTTTTATCAAAGAAAAATGGAACGAAAAAGTAACTGGAATCAAATCCAAAAAGGATTTCGAAGACAAACTGAAAGCTGCGAAATTCATTTATTTTGAATGGTTGAGCACGATCCCGGTTTATCGAATGACTTTGGATGAGGTTCGTAAATGCGAAGAAGCTATTGTGGAAGCGAAGACTAAATTTACCGAGTATACCGCTCTTCAAAAAGATGATAAGAAACTCACAGGATTTATGACTCTGGAACTCGACGAATTGAAAGCGAAGTGGGATCCGAAATAA
- the gltX gene encoding glutamate--tRNA ligase, with product MTEVRTRFAPSPSGFLHVGGARTALFNYLYAKAMKGKFILRVEDTDQDRSTEASFKIILESLKWLGMEWDEGPGVGGPHGPYTQSERLHIYKEYTDKLIGERKAYRCFCSSEELEGKKKQAESMGIPYLYDGKCSELTEEEIGNNLSKKAPYTVRFRTPNKIVIVDDMIQGKVKFESKLIGDFILVKSDGFPSYNYAVVIDDALMQITHVIRGVGHLSNTPRQILIFEAFGFPLPRFAHASEIVGSDGKKLSKRAGATSVLAFRELGYLSETLRNYMALLGWTSPDGKEYMEDSELCSVFDIERCSKSPATFDVFKKLKEEEKETVDFNKLDAAGLSDYLNPKSKLNWMSNKLIRDVSIERLGKEMEPFLANAKIPNEYKSGTHPTLLSILDSVRVYLDRLIQAPPYIEEFFLEDLGFENEEAKSLLLEGNGTIVAKTFYEQILSANPSSPDQYKEIMSKAGEKTGEKGRTLFMPIRSITTGKSHGLELPILFTLLGKEKLQKRMEILAKVANIALN from the coding sequence ATGACCGAAGTTCGTACACGATTTGCCCCTTCTCCTTCCGGTTTCCTACATGTAGGAGGAGCGAGAACCGCATTATTCAATTATCTTTATGCAAAGGCAATGAAAGGTAAGTTTATCTTACGAGTGGAAGACACGGATCAGGACAGATCCACGGAAGCATCATTTAAAATCATCTTGGAATCTTTAAAATGGTTGGGTATGGAATGGGATGAAGGTCCTGGAGTCGGCGGTCCCCACGGACCTTATACCCAATCGGAACGATTGCATATCTACAAAGAATACACTGACAAATTGATCGGGGAACGCAAAGCCTATCGTTGTTTTTGCAGTTCCGAAGAATTGGAAGGCAAAAAGAAACAAGCCGAGTCCATGGGTATTCCTTATCTGTATGACGGAAAATGTTCCGAACTGACGGAAGAAGAAATCGGAAACAATCTTTCCAAGAAAGCTCCTTATACGGTTCGATTCCGTACTCCGAATAAAATCGTAATCGTCGACGATATGATTCAAGGAAAGGTGAAATTCGAATCAAAACTGATCGGAGACTTTATCCTTGTAAAATCGGACGGATTTCCTTCCTATAATTATGCAGTGGTGATCGACGACGCACTGATGCAAATTACGCATGTTATTCGGGGAGTCGGTCATTTATCAAATACTCCCCGCCAAATTTTAATTTTCGAAGCATTCGGATTCCCGCTCCCCAGATTTGCCCACGCAAGCGAGATCGTAGGAAGTGACGGGAAAAAATTATCCAAAAGAGCCGGGGCCACATCGGTTCTCGCCTTCCGGGAGTTAGGTTATCTTTCGGAGACTTTACGGAATTATATGGCTCTTCTCGGATGGACTTCTCCCGACGGAAAGGAATACATGGAAGATTCCGAACTCTGTTCCGTATTCGATATCGAAAGATGTTCCAAGTCACCCGCTACATTCGATGTTTTCAAAAAACTGAAAGAAGAAGAAAAGGAAACGGTCGACTTCAATAAGTTAGATGCCGCAGGACTTTCCGATTATTTGAACCCGAAATCAAAACTGAATTGGATGTCAAACAAACTGATCCGTGACGTTTCCATCGAAAGACTGGGAAAAGAGATGGAACCTTTCCTTGCGAATGCAAAGATCCCTAACGAATACAAATCAGGAACTCATCCCACACTTCTTTCCATTTTGGATTCGGTCAGAGTTTATCTGGACAGGTTGATCCAGGCACCTCCTTATATCGAAGAATTCTTTCTGGAAGATCTCGGGTTTGAAAACGAGGAAGCGAAATCCCTTCTTCTCGAAGGCAACGGAACCATCGTAGCAAAAACTTTTTACGAACAAATTCTATCTGCGAATCCAAGTTCTCCCGACCAGTACAAAGAAATTATGTCAAAGGCCGGGGAAAAAACCGGCGAAAAAGGAAGAACCTTGTTTATGCCGATTCGTTCAATTACGACCGGAAAATCCCATGGATTGGAACTTCCGATCCTATTTACCCTTCTAGGAAAGGAAAAACTGCAAAAGAGAATGGAGATTCTCGCAAAGGTAGCAAATATTGCCTTAAATTAG
- a CDS encoding ATP-binding protein: MFLPPDMASVKSFRRELRKSLTENHFSLENIMQIELAADEALTNSVAANVCNCSDETIICRWRINGSKFTLYVLDYGSGLKAEEEEEEAEKAFSSNPCLATFIGNVINHQTKKPALLPYNGQNQKHKNMGKGLKIINAMMDSVKVMFHGEGEVEEVPQGFKVMGSILTLEYDSAKHL; encoded by the coding sequence ATGTTTTTGCCACCTGATATGGCTTCGGTGAAGTCCTTCAGAAGGGAACTTCGCAAATCTTTAACGGAAAACCATTTCTCCCTCGAAAACATCATGCAGATCGAACTTGCTGCGGATGAGGCGCTTACCAACTCCGTAGCAGCAAATGTTTGTAATTGCAGTGATGAAACCATCATCTGTCGTTGGAGGATCAACGGTTCCAAATTCACCCTTTATGTTCTGGATTACGGATCCGGTCTCAAAGCGGAGGAAGAGGAAGAAGAAGCGGAAAAAGCCTTCTCCTCAAATCCTTGCCTCGCCACCTTCATCGGAAATGTAATCAATCACCAAACCAAAAAACCCGCTCTCCTTCCTTACAACGGTCAAAATCAAAAACATAAGAATATGGGAAAAGGCTTGAAAATTATCAATGCCATGATGGACTCCGTTAAGGTAATGTTTCACGGAGAAGGCGAAGTGGAAGAAGTTCCGCAGGGTTTTAAAGTGATGGGATCCATTCTTACACTCGAATACGATAGCGCCAAACATCTATAA
- the polA gene encoding DNA polymerase I: MNRLLIIDGHALAFRAYFAFAASNLTNSKTGLPSGAVFGFWRMLFKLLQDEKVSHIAFTFDPGTRLHRNDMYEAYKAQRKPMPEDLRPQIKEIYKMIETLEFPMYKMDGIEADDIIGSLCKKFAKDFDEIVILSSDKDLYQILGENIHMLRGKKGVSEFERIDPKWVKENIGITREQVTDYMGILGDASDNIPGIKGIGDKGAKTLIQEYGNLEEIYKNLGNIKNKNLVEKLTANKENAFLSRKLATIITNLKLEIKKSDLKVPNYFDPAKVQFFKDEGYNVLHRDLAKLAGIKLEDAPSAPAAKKSKKKGEEAQEEAAPAAPKNLKYIRIKTIDELKKILSKIDPKKPISVDTETTSQDPMLAEILGVSFTQKEGEGYYIALAHSESIYSHLLPNPTEALALFKPILENPKLPKIGQNIKYDVLVFRNYGIRVKGIEFDTMLASYILTPGERRHNMDDMATDYLNYKTITYDELVGTGKKKQNLFDIDPDRVSEYACEDADITLRLYHVLEKKLEGTSEKIFKDVEMPLIDVLGEMEFTGVSVEKEYFEGLSTVFEKKILEHEKNIHFYAGRQFNINSTKELQVVLFEDLRLPAEKKTQTGFSTDHSVLESLQGSHPIIDDLLAIRKFSKLKSTYSDSLPTLINPKTGRIHTSYNQTIAATGRLSSTNPNLQNIPIKDEEGRLLRKGFFPGKGLEILSLDYSQIELRIMAHFSNDPQMIDAYQSGADIHRRTAAGLFGVKEKDVTPEMRNKAKVVNFSVIYGVTSFGLSNNLRIARKEAKEFIERYFAQYTGVKEYMESTVEFCKKNGYVETLLGRRRYLPDINSTHKMASEAAKRVAINSPIQGTSADMIKLAMLKIHDHIQKKSLKSRIILQVHDELVFEVDKKEKEEFFAFAKKEMEKALPLKVPVTVEGKFGKNWDEAH; this comes from the coding sequence ATGAATCGTCTACTCATCATTGACGGACATGCCTTAGCATTCCGAGCCTATTTCGCTTTTGCCGCATCGAACCTAACCAATTCCAAAACGGGGCTCCCTAGCGGCGCCGTATTCGGTTTCTGGAGGATGTTATTCAAACTTCTCCAAGATGAAAAAGTATCCCATATCGCTTTTACATTCGATCCGGGCACACGACTTCATAGAAACGATATGTACGAAGCATATAAGGCACAGCGAAAGCCGATGCCTGAGGATCTAAGACCTCAGATCAAAGAAATATACAAAATGATAGAAACCTTGGAATTCCCCATGTACAAAATGGACGGAATCGAAGCGGATGATATCATAGGTTCCCTCTGTAAAAAGTTTGCAAAAGATTTTGATGAAATAGTAATTCTCTCCAGTGACAAAGATCTTTATCAGATATTAGGTGAAAACATTCACATGTTACGTGGTAAAAAGGGAGTTTCCGAGTTTGAAAGGATCGATCCCAAGTGGGTGAAAGAAAATATAGGAATCACAAGAGAACAAGTCACCGACTATATGGGAATCTTGGGAGACGCTTCGGATAATATCCCTGGAATCAAAGGGATCGGAGACAAAGGGGCGAAAACCCTGATACAGGAATACGGAAACCTGGAAGAGATTTATAAAAATCTGGGTAACATCAAAAACAAAAATCTTGTAGAAAAACTAACAGCTAACAAAGAGAATGCGTTTTTGTCCAGAAAGCTTGCTACTATCATTACGAATCTCAAATTAGAGATCAAAAAATCGGATCTAAAAGTACCGAATTATTTTGATCCTGCAAAAGTTCAGTTTTTCAAAGATGAAGGTTATAATGTACTTCACCGCGACCTTGCCAAACTAGCAGGGATTAAACTGGAAGATGCGCCATCCGCTCCTGCCGCCAAAAAAAGCAAAAAGAAGGGAGAGGAAGCTCAGGAGGAAGCGGCACCGGCTGCACCTAAAAATCTAAAGTATATCAGAATCAAAACTATCGATGAATTGAAAAAAATCCTGAGTAAGATCGATCCCAAAAAACCGATTTCAGTAGATACGGAAACAACGTCGCAAGACCCGATGCTCGCGGAAATTTTAGGAGTGTCCTTTACCCAAAAAGAAGGAGAAGGATACTACATCGCTTTAGCACATTCCGAATCCATCTACTCTCATTTGCTCCCCAATCCCACGGAAGCTTTGGCCTTGTTTAAACCGATTTTAGAAAATCCGAAACTTCCCAAAATCGGACAGAACATAAAATATGATGTTTTGGTTTTCAGAAATTACGGAATCCGAGTCAAAGGAATCGAGTTTGATACCATGCTCGCTTCCTACATTCTCACACCGGGAGAAAGACGTCATAATATGGATGATATGGCAACGGATTATCTTAATTACAAAACAATCACCTATGATGAATTAGTTGGTACAGGAAAAAAGAAACAAAATTTATTTGATATAGATCCTGATCGTGTTTCCGAATACGCCTGCGAAGATGCGGATATCACTCTGCGACTTTATCATGTTCTGGAAAAGAAACTGGAAGGTACATCCGAAAAAATCTTCAAAGATGTGGAGATGCCTTTGATTGATGTTTTGGGAGAGATGGAATTCACGGGTGTCAGCGTTGAGAAAGAATATTTCGAAGGCCTATCCACCGTATTTGAGAAAAAGATCCTGGAACATGAAAAGAATATTCATTTTTATGCAGGAAGACAGTTCAATATCAATTCCACCAAAGAACTGCAAGTTGTTCTATTTGAGGACTTGCGTTTGCCTGCGGAGAAAAAAACACAGACAGGATTCTCAACGGATCATTCGGTCTTGGAGTCTTTGCAAGGAAGTCATCCCATCATAGATGATTTACTTGCTATCAGAAAATTTTCCAAACTGAAAAGTACATATTCGGATAGTTTGCCTACCTTGATCAATCCGAAGACGGGACGCATCCACACCAGCTATAACCAAACGATTGCCGCAACAGGAAGATTATCATCGACTAACCCCAATTTGCAGAACATCCCGATCAAAGACGAAGAAGGTCGCCTTCTTCGAAAAGGTTTTTTCCCCGGCAAAGGATTGGAAATTCTTTCTCTCGACTATAGCCAGATTGAGCTCAGGATTATGGCTCATTTTTCCAATGACCCTCAAATGATCGATGCCTATCAATCCGGTGCGGACATTCACAGAAGAACCGCTGCAGGTCTTTTCGGAGTCAAGGAAAAAGATGTAACGCCTGAAATGCGGAATAAGGCGAAAGTCGTGAACTTTTCCGTAATCTACGGAGTTACTTCCTTCGGTCTTTCCAATAACCTTCGAATTGCACGCAAAGAAGCAAAAGAATTTATAGAACGGTATTTTGCCCAATACACAGGGGTAAAAGAATATATGGAATCAACCGTAGAGTTCTGTAAAAAGAACGGTTATGTGGAGACGTTACTCGGCCGTCGTCGTTATCTTCCCGATATCAATTCCACACATAAAATGGCATCCGAAGCCGCAAAACGGGTCGCGATCAACTCACCGATCCAAGGAACTTCCGCCGATATGATCAAACTTGCCATGTTGAAAATACATGATCATATCCAAAAAAAGTCTTTGAAATCACGTATCATCTTACAGGTGCATGACGAACTTGTATTTGAAGTGGATAAAAAGGAAAAAGAAGAGTTTTTCGCTTTTGCCAAAAAAGAAATGGAAAAGGCCCTACCTTTGAAAGTGCCCGTGACGGTCGAAGGTAAGTTTGGCAAAAACTGGGACGAGGCACACTGA
- a CDS encoding glycosyltransferase — protein sequence MILHINTSREWRGGEQQLYYLAQGLNQNKIEQLIVCQPNSPLFERCTEAGFSCYPLEMKGEWDRKAVKAIRNICLEKKVKLIHTHTAHAHGLAVFAKRNTLNIPLIVSRRVDFKPGTSIFSRWKYGHSANDYYLPVSQAIKKVMLEAGISPEKLITVYSGIDLKRFSKLPSGEGIREEFSIPKKTIIIGNIAALVDHKDQETLIRAIEKMKTQVPFKVLIVGEGRLERKLKTLTKELGLEDKIIFTGYRTDILALLSLFDIFTLTSKEEGLGTSVLDAMASALPVVATTGGGIGEMLTDGQGAFLSPVGDSTSLAKSFDSLVESEALRNSFGTFNKLAVKRFSCTETSEKTKLIYYSLLGDSLFGKDNYESSTHH from the coding sequence TTGATTTTACATATTAATACCTCCCGCGAATGGCGCGGAGGAGAACAACAATTATACTATCTTGCCCAAGGGCTGAATCAAAACAAAATCGAACAATTGATTGTTTGCCAGCCGAACTCTCCCCTCTTTGAAAGATGTACGGAAGCGGGATTTTCGTGTTATCCTTTGGAAATGAAAGGAGAATGGGATAGAAAAGCGGTAAAAGCGATTCGAAACATTTGTTTGGAAAAGAAAGTCAAATTGATCCACACTCATACGGCGCATGCGCATGGTTTGGCGGTGTTTGCAAAAAGGAATACTTTGAATATTCCTTTGATAGTCTCGAGACGGGTGGATTTCAAACCGGGCACAAGCATTTTTTCCCGTTGGAAATACGGACATTCAGCTAACGACTATTATCTGCCAGTATCACAAGCAATTAAAAAAGTAATGTTGGAAGCGGGGATCAGCCCGGAAAAACTCATCACCGTCTATTCGGGGATCGATCTAAAACGATTCTCCAAATTGCCTTCAGGGGAAGGCATCCGGGAAGAATTTTCGATTCCTAAAAAAACGATCATCATAGGAAATATCGCCGCACTCGTCGATCATAAAGATCAGGAGACATTGATTCGAGCGATTGAGAAAATGAAAACCCAAGTTCCTTTCAAAGTTCTGATCGTAGGCGAAGGCAGACTCGAGAGAAAGCTGAAAACCCTAACAAAAGAGCTGGGCCTGGAAGACAAAATTATATTTACCGGATACAGAACCGATATCCTCGCATTACTTTCGTTATTTGATATATTTACGTTGACTTCCAAAGAAGAAGGTCTCGGTACATCGGTATTGGACGCGATGGCATCTGCCCTCCCGGTCGTAGCAACTACAGGCGGCGGAATCGGAGAAATGTTAACGGACGGACAAGGGGCATTTCTCTCTCCGGTGGGTGACAGCACTTCTCTTGCAAAATCATTTGATTCCCTCGTAGAATCCGAAGCTCTACGAAACAGTTTCGGAACTTTCAATAAGCTGGCTGTGAAACGATTTTCCTGTACAGAGACCTCCGAAAAAACAAAACTCATTTACTATTCCTTACTAGGTGATTCTCTGTTCGGGAAGGATAATTATGAATCGTCTACTCATCATTGA
- a CDS encoding GNAT family N-acetyltransferase: MKANNPTLHKTERVLEVRLAENQLEIERALALRYDVFNLEMGEGLPQSSATRKDRDEYDLYCHHLLVFDKTNDNKIVGTYRILTRENAKKGIGFYSENEFDITSIYNLPDEIAEVGRSCVHPDYRDGSVISLLWQGLAEFMIKYDVRYLMGCGSIHSTNADVASESYAFLKAKDALAPEEFRVFPNPDYCLPGFNVNHEIGDPKSVSKNIPPLLKGYIRIGAKICGIPALDSVFGTTDVFILFDRKEITERYAKHYMSA; encoded by the coding sequence ATGAAAGCGAACAACCCTACACTGCACAAAACGGAACGAGTTCTGGAAGTCCGTCTTGCCGAAAACCAATTGGAAATCGAAAGAGCACTCGCTCTTCGTTATGACGTATTCAATCTTGAAATGGGAGAAGGACTCCCTCAATCGTCAGCAACCAGAAAAGACAGAGACGAATACGATCTTTACTGCCACCACTTACTTGTATTTGATAAAACCAATGATAATAAAATCGTAGGAACCTACCGTATCCTAACAAGAGAAAACGCAAAAAAAGGAATCGGATTTTACAGCGAAAACGAATTCGATATCACTTCCATCTACAACCTTCCCGATGAAATCGCGGAAGTAGGTAGAAGTTGCGTTCATCCCGACTACCGTGACGGTTCGGTGATCTCTCTTCTTTGGCAAGGACTTGCCGAGTTTATGATCAAGTATGACGTTCGTTACTTGATGGGCTGCGGTTCCATTCACTCTACAAATGCGGACGTTGCTTCCGAATCTTATGCATTCCTGAAAGCGAAAGATGCGCTTGCTCCGGAAGAATTCAGAGTGTTCCCGAATCCCGACTATTGCCTACCGGGTTTCAATGTGAACCATGAAATAGGAGATCCGAAATCCGTTTCCAAAAATATCCCTCCACTTTTGAAAGGATATATCCGGATCGGTGCTAAAATCTGTGGAATTCCCGCGCTGGATTCTGTTTTTGGTACTACGGACGTGTTTATTCTCTTTGACCGAAAAGAAATTACGGAGAGATACGCAAAACACTACATGAGTGCATGA